One Capricornis sumatraensis isolate serow.1 chromosome 8, serow.2, whole genome shotgun sequence genomic region harbors:
- the TBKBP1 gene encoding TANK-binding kinase 1-binding protein 1, with amino-acid sequence MESMFEDDISILTQEALGPSEVWLDAPGDPSLGEDMCSASHFALITAYGDIKERLGGLERENATLRRRLKVYEIKYPLISDFGEEHGFSLYEIKDGSLLEVEKVSLQQRLNQFQHELQKNKEQEEQLGEMIQAYEKLCVEKSDLETELGEMRALVETHLRQICGLEEQLRQQQGLRDVDFPSLSPPPAPAPPCADLDLPYLALRGGSSLSHAGWPGATPSMSELERRRLEEALEAAQGEARGAQLREEQLQAECERLQGELKQLQETRAQDLASNQSERDMAWVKRVGDDQVNLALAYTELTEELGRLRELSSLQGRILRTLLQEQARSGGQRHSPLSQRHSPAPQCPSHSPPARAAPPCPPCQSPVPQRRSPGPPCPSPQQRRSPASPSCPSPVPQRRSPVPPPCQSPSPQRRSPGPPTCPAPQPRPPPPPPPGERTLAERAYAKPPSHHVKAGFQGRRSYSEMAEGAGYAGASPPWLQAEAATLPKPRAYGGELYGPGRPLSPRRAFEGIRLRFEKQPSEEEEWAVPASPPSPETGAIRCASFCAGFPVPESPAATAYAHAEHAQSWPSINLLMETVGSDIRSCPLCQLGFPVGYPDDALIKHIDSHLENSKI; translated from the exons ATGGAGTCCATGTTTGAGGATGACATCAGCATCCTGACCCAGGAGGCCCTGGGGCCCAGTGAGGTGTGGCTGGATGCCCCTGGAGACCCCTCGCTCGGGGAGGACATGTGCTCTGCCTCCCACTTTGCCCTGATCACAGCCTACGGAGACATCAAGGAGAGGCTGGGGGGCCTGGAGAGGGAGAATGCCACCCTCCGCCGCCGCCTCAAAGTCTACGAGATCAAG TACCCACTGATCAGTGACTTTGGGGAGGAGCACGGTTTCTCTCTGTATGAAATCAAGGATGGTTCCCTGCTGGAGGTGGAGAAAGTCAGCCTGCAGCAACGGCTCAACCAGTTCCAGCATGAG TTGCAGAAAAACAAGGAGCAGGAAGAACAGCTTGGGGAGATGATCCAGGCTTACGAGAAGCTCTGCGTAGAGAAGAGTGACCTGGAGACGGAGCTGGGGGAGATG CGGGCCCTGGTGGAGACTCACCTGCGGCAGATCTGTGGTTTGGAGGAGCAGCTGCGGCAGCAGCAAGGCCTCCGGGATGTAGACTTCCCCAGCCTGAGCCCCCCgcccgcccctgccccgccctgTGCTGATCTGGACCTTCCCTACTTGGCACTGAGAGGGGGATCCAGCTTGAGTCACG CAGGCTGGCCAGGCGCCACGCCGAGTATGAGTGAGCTGGAGCGGCGGCGGCTGGAAGAGGCTCTGGAGGCTGCCCAAGGAGAGGCCCGAGGGGCTCAGCTTCGGGAGGAGCAGCTCCAGGCCGAGTGTGAGCGGCTGCAGGGGGAGCTGAAGCagctgcaggagacccgggcccAG GATCTAGCCTCCAACCAGTCGGAGCGGGACATGGCGTGGGTGAAAAGAGTTGGGGATGATCA GGTGAATTTGGCACTGGCTTACACGGAGCTGACCGAGGAGCTGGGCCGGCTTCGGGAGCTGAGTTCGCTGCAGGGGAGGATCCTGAGGACGCTGCTGCAGGAGCAGGCCCGGAGTGGCG GCCAGAGGCACTCGCCGCTGTCGCAGCGCCACTCCCCGGCCCCCCAGTGCCCCTCGCACTCCCCGCCGGCCCGCGCGGCGCCCCCGTGTCCCCCTTGCCAGTCCCCTGTCCCCCAGCGCCGCTCCCCTGGGCCCCCCTGCCCCTCGCCCCAGCAGCGCCGCTCTCCGGCCTCGCCCTCCTGTCCGTCGCCCGTCCCGCAGCGCCGCTCGCCGGTGCCGCCGCCGTGTCAGTCCCCCAGCCCGCAGCGCCGCTCCCCAGGGCCCCCCACCTGCCCGGCCCCGCAGCCCCGGCctccgccgcccccgccgcccgggGAGAGGACGCTGGCCGAGCGAGCCTACGCCAAGCCGCCCAGCCACCACGTGAAGGCCGGCTTCCAGGGCCGGCGCAGCTACTCCGAGATGGCGGAGGGCGCGGGCTACGCGGGCGCCTCCCCGCCCTGGCTGCAAGCTGAGGCGGCCACGCTGCCCAAGCCGCGGGCCTACGGCGGCGAGCTCTACGGTCCCGGCCGGCCCCTCAGTCCGCGGCGCGCCTTCGAGGGCATCCGCCTGCGCTTCGAGAAGCAGCCGTCGGAGGAGGAGGAGTGGGCCGTGCCCGCCAGTCCGCCCAGCCCGGAGACCGGCGCCATCCGCTGCGCCTCGTTCTGCGCGGGCTTCCCGGTCCCCGAGTCGCCCGCCGCCACCGCCTACGCCCACGCCGAGCACGCGCAGTCCTGGCCGTCCATTAAC CTGCTGATGGAGACAGTGGGCTCTGATATCCGCAGCTGCCCCCTCTGCCAGCTGGGTTTCCCAGTCGGGTACCCAGATGATGCCCTCATCAAACACATTGACTCCCATCTGGAGAACAGCAAGATCTAG